Proteins encoded in a region of the Sugiyamaella lignohabitans strain CBS 10342 chromosome B, complete sequence genome:
- the CDC20 gene encoding ubiquitin-protein transferase activating protein CDC20, protein MSTFSTPSRPVRRTLFFNSPNVPKQPRLDSAGTSSTLSFPSFPSMTTTPRKHATKSIGKPNSPLRNDVALSDWALTSSALGSVNSTPGKITKKEKALRASAKVDRFIPNRQTSNTSISKLEASESSNTSTASSDTATDSTQSVCESLQYRTSVAEACGIALNTRILEFQPAAPQSSKPVDLRSQYNRPLRPAANAQARRKVPTGPERVLDAPGLIDDYYLNLLDWSCGNQVAVALEQTVYIWSASTGSVSSLMDSTNGTYVSSVRWSGDGAYLSVGLSDGDVQIWDVEDQTKLRSMSGHSARVGVLSWDKHMLSSGCRDGSIWNHDVRVAQHKVSEFNNHAAEVCGLEWRADGAQLASGGNDNVVNIWDARSSTPKFTKTNHKAAVKALAWCPWQTNLLASGGGSQDKHIHFWNSTTGARVNSIDTGSQVTSLRWSSLYKEIVSSHGFPNNYLSIWSYPTLTKNVDIQAHDSRVLHTALSPDGQTLATCASDENLKFWKIFESMGRKVASAGSTLASGKDMAKTMMIR, encoded by the coding sequence ATGAGTACATTTTCAACACCAAGCCGTCCGGTCAGAAGAACCCTCTTTTTCAACTCTCCCAATGTTCCCAAACAACCAAGATTGGACAGTGCAGGCACTTCGTCCACTCTTTCATTTCCCTCATTCCCATCTATGACCACCACTCCCCGCAAGCATGCTACCAAGTCTATCGGCAAGCCTAATTCTCCACTCAGAAATGATGTTGCCTTGTCCGATTGGGCTCTAACAAGCTCTGCTCTTGGTTCTGTCAATAGTACTCCTGGAAAAAtcacaaaaaaagaaaaggcaCTGCGGGCCAGTGCCAAGGTTGACCGGTTTATTCCCAACCGTCAAACCTCAAACACCTCAATCTCAAAGTTGGAAGCTAGTGAATCTTCCAACACTTCAACGGCAAGCTCTGATACTGCTACTGACTCCACTCAGTCTGTATGTGAATCTCTTCAATACAGAACCTCAGTAGCTGAAGCTTGTGGCATCGCCTTGAACACTCGAATTCTCGAGTTTCaacctgctgctcctcaaTCATCAAAACCAGTGGATCTTCGAAGTCAATACAACAGACCATTGCGTCCCGCTGCTAATGCCCAAGCTAGACGAAAGGTTCCTACTGGTCCTGAGCGTGTATTGGATGCCCCTGGTCTTATTGACGACTATTACCTCAATCTCCTCGACTGGTCTTGTGGTAACCAGGTGGCTGTAGCTCTGGAACAGACTGTATACATTTGGAGCGCTTCGACTGGTTCCGTGTCAAGTCTCATGGACTCGACAAATGGCACATATGTCTCGTCAGTTCGCTGGTCTGGAGATGGTGCTTATCTTTCGGTTGGACTTAGCGATGGAGATGTCCAAATCTGGGATGTCGAAGATCAAACCAAATTGAGATCCATGTCTGGACACTCTGCTAGAGTGGGTGTGTTGTCTTGGGATAAGCACATGCTTTCTTCTGGTTGCAGAGACGGTTCTATTTGGAACCACGACGTTCGAGTGGCCCAACACAAGGTATCTGAATTTAACAACCACGCTGCTGAAGTGTGCGGTCTTGAATGGAGAGCTGATGGTGCTCAGTTAGCTAGCGGTGGAAATGACAATGTCGTCAACATCTGGGACGCTCGCTCCAGCACCCCCAAATTTACCAAGACCAACCACAAAGCTGCTGTCAAGGCACTTGCCTGGTGTCCTTGGCAAACCAACCTACttgccagtggtggtggatcTCAAGATAAGCATATTCACTTTTGGAACTCCACCACTGGAGCTCGTGTCAATTCTATTGACACTGGCTCTCAAGTCACTTCTTTAAGATGGAGTTCTCTCTATAAAGAGATTGTTTCCTCGCATGGTTTTCCTAACAACTATTTGAGTATTTGGTCGTATCCTACACTCACCAAGAACGTCGATATTCAAGCTCACGACTCGAGAGTCCTTCACACTGCACTTTCACCCGATGGTCAAACCCTTGCTACCTGTGCAAGTGACGAGAATCTCAAATTCTGGAAAATCTTCGAGTCAATGGGAAGAAAAGTGGCCAGCGCTGGAAGCACCCTTGCTTCTGGTAAAGATATGGCAAAGACTATGATGATCAGGTAA
- the PDI1 gene encoding protein disulfide isomerase PDI1 (Protein disulfide isomerase; multifunctional protein of ER lumen, essential for formation of disulfide bonds in secretory and cell-surface proteins, unscrambles non-native disulfide bonds; key regulator of Ero1p; forms complex with Mnl1p that has exomannosidase activity, processing unfolded protein-bound Man8GlcNAc2 oligosaccharides to Man7GlcNAc2, promoting degradation in unfolded protein response; PDI1 has a paralog, EUG1, that arose from the whole genome duplication; GO_component: GO:0005783 - endoplasmic reticulum [Evidence IEA,IEA]; GO_component: GO:0005788 - endoplasmic reticulum lumen [Evidence IEA]; GO_component: GO:0005788 - endoplasmic reticulum lumen [Evidence IDA] [PMID 1761554]; GO_function: GO:0016853 - isomerase activity [Evidence IEA,IEA]; GO_function: GO:0005515 - protein binding [Evidence IPI] [PMID 16002399]; GO_function: GO:0003756 - protein disulfide isomerase activity [Evidence IEA]; GO_function: GO:0003756 - protein disulfide isomerase activity [Evidence IMP] [PMID 11157982]; GO_function: GO:0003756 - protein disulfide isomerase activity [Evidence IDA] [PMID 16002399]; GO_function: GO:0003756 - protein disulfide isomerase activity [Evidence IDA] [PMID 16413482]; GO_function: GO:0015035 - protein disulfide oxidoreductase activity [Evidence IEA]; GO_function: GO:0015035 - protein disulfide oxidoreductase activity [Evidence IDA] [PMID 16002399]; GO_function: GO:0051082 - unfolded protein binding [Evidence IDA] [PMID 16002399]; GO_process: GO:0045454 - cell redox homeostasis [Evidence IEA]; GO_process: GO:0006662 - glycerol ether metabolic process [Evidence IEA]; GO_process: GO:0055114 - oxidation-reduction process [Evidence IEA]; GO_process: GO:0006457 - protein folding [Evidence IMP] [PMID 11157982]) produces MKLSSSLLTFMAVLASVSASDVVQLTGEAFDKFVKDNAVVMAEFYAPWCGHCQALAPEYEEAATELKKNGIPIAKVDCTVEEALCADQKIQGFPTIKVFHGDVDKVSTYPGARKADAIVSYMNRQALPAVSTVDAKSIEKFTSSDPVVVVGFFSEKTHNQTFTGLAESLRDKYIFGASSDSKLAAKYGVKDSGVVVFKNFEDAAAQDEPYATFLPSEDIKFDEDSIKKFITVESFPTFGEVGPATFTDYATSDIPLFYVFADNDQDREDIKGYLKPLLSKLKGKVNIGFIDANQYGGHAGNVNLVESWPAVAIQDFKNNHKYVHSQDDEITKKSLQKYVDAYLAGDLEPSIKSEDVPETQPEGVTKVVGKSYNDIVLDDEKDVLIEFYAPWCGHCKNLAPTYEELGSLIKGDSNLSSQVVVAKLDHTVNEVPDEIRGYPTIKLYPAGKKSEPIDYSGPRTFEGLAKFIQEKGTHQVDILAVKAAAAAGSADKDAAASDKSTEKADKAADKIDHDDL; encoded by the coding sequence ATGAAGTTATCATCTTCTTTACTGACATTTATGGCAGTTCTTGCTTCAGTCAGTGCATCTGATGTTGTTCAGTTGACTGGTGAGGCCTTTGACAAGTTTGTTAAGGACAATGCTGTTGTCATGGCCGAGTTCTATGCTCCTTGGTGTGGTCACTGTCAAGCATTAGCTCCTGAATATGAGGAGGCAGCTACTGAGCTCAAGAAAAATGGTATTCCTATTGCCAAGGTCGACTGTACAGTTGAAGAGGCTCTTTGTGCCGACCAAAAGATCCAGGGATTCCCTACCATCAAGGTATTCCatggtgatgttgacaAGGTGTCGACATACCCAGGAGCTAGAAAGGCTGATGCCATTGTTTCTTATATGAACAGACAAGCCTTGCCAGCTGTTTCTACAGTTGATGCCAAGTCTATTGAAAAGTTTACCAGCTCGGATcctgttgtggttgttggatTCTTCTCTGAGAAGACCCACAACCAGACATTCACTGGTCTTGCTGAGTCTCTTCGTGACAAGTATATCTTCGGTGCTTCGAGCGATTCTAAGTTGGCTGCCAAGTATGGTGTCAAGGATTCTGGAGTAGTTGTTTTCAAGAACTTTGAAGATGCAGCTGCCCAAGACGAGCCATATGCCACATTCTTGCCCAGCGAAGACATCAAGTTCGACGAGGACTCGATCAAGAAGTTCATCACCGTCGAGTCGTTCCCTACATTCGGAGAAGTGGGCCCTGCCACCTTTACTGACTACGCTACCAGCGACATTCCTCTTTTCTATGTTTTCGCTGACAACGACCAAGACCGTGAAGACATCAAGGGCTACTTGAAGCCTCTGTTGAGCAAGCTCAAGGGCAAGGTCAACATTGGATTCATTGACGCCAACCAGTACGGTGGTCATGCTGGCAACGTCAACCTGGTCGAGTCATGGCCAGCTGTTGCTATTCAAGACTTCAAGAATAACCACAAATACGTGCACTCTCAAGACGACGAGATTACCAAGAAGTCTCTTCAAAAATACGTCGATGCATACTTGGCCGGTGACTTGGAGCCTTCTATCAAGTCTGAGGACGTTCCTGAGACCCAGCCTGAAGGTGTAACCAAGGTTGTTGGCAAGTCGTATAACGACATTGTTTTGGACGATGAGAAGGACGTTCTGATCGAGTTCTACGCTCCCTGGTGTGGACACTGTAAGAACCTTGCTCCCACTTACGAGGAGCTCGGCAGTCTTATCAAGGGCGACTCGAACCTGAGCAGCCAAGTGGTTGTGGCCAAGCTCGACCACACCGTCAACGAGGTCCCCGACGAGATCCGTGGCTACCCCACCATCAAGCTGTACCCTGCCGGCAAGAAGTCGGAGCCCATCGACTACTCGGGTCCCCGTACCTTCGAGGGTCTGGCCAAGTTCATCCAGGAAAAGGGCACTCACCAAGTGGACATCCTGGCTGTCAAGGCCGCCGCCGCTGCTGGATCAGCTGACAaggatgctgctgcctctgaCAAGTCCACCGAAAAGGCTGACAAGGCCGCCGACAAGATCGACCACGACGATTTGTAG
- the PTC1 gene encoding type 2C protein phosphatase PTC1 (Type 2C protein phosphatase (PP2C); dephosphorylates Hog1p, inactivating osmosensing MAPK cascade; involved in Fus3p activation during pheromone response; deletion affects precursor tRNA splicing, mitochondrial inheritance, and sporulation; GO_component: GO:0005737 - cytoplasm [Evidence IDA] [PMID 11113180]; GO_component: GO:0005634 - nucleus [Evidence IDA] [PMID 11113180]; GO_function: GO:0003824 - catalytic activity [Evidence IEA]; GO_function: GO:0016787 - hydrolase activity [Evidence IEA]; GO_function: GO:0046872 - metal ion binding [Evidence IEA]; GO_function: GO:0004721 - phosphoprotein phosphatase activity [Evidence IEA,IEA]; GO_function: GO:0004722 - protein serine/threonine phosphatase activity [Evidence IEA]; GO_function: GO:0004722 - protein serine/threonine phosphatase activity [Evidence IDA] [PMID 10580002]; GO_process: GO:0000173 - inactivation of MAPK activity involved in osmosensory signaling pathway [Evidence IDA,IGI,IMP] [PMID 11113180]; GO_process: GO:0000001 - mitochondrion inheritance [Evidence IMP] [PMID 9529388]; GO_process: GO:0000750 - pheromone-dependent signal transduction involved in conjugation with cellular fusion [Evidence IMP] [PMID 20400943]; GO_process: GO:0006470 - protein dephosphorylation [Evidence IEA]; GO_process: GO:0006470 - protein dephosphorylation [Evidence IDA] [PMID 10580002]; GO_process: GO:0006470 - protein dephosphorylation [Evidence IDA] [PMID 11113180]; GO_process: GO:0006950 - response to stress [Evidence IEA]; GO_process: GO:0006388 - tRNA splicing, via endonucleolytic cleavage and ligation [Evidence IMP] [PMID 8196609]): MEDTHNYDTSFMKDTTSTYIAVFDGHGGSQTARWCADNFHKLLATNIEKYSSSLQMPTIIDHTFQQADYAIQNNAKADDKSGSTVAMAYIKTDANAQQHLYTANVGDSRIVLCSNYGVAYRLTYDHSAEDPREKSRIIRSGGDILLGRVAGVLAITRALGDGSLKDLVSCRPFITEATIDAEKDEFLILACDGLWDVFSDQEAVDRIRNIKDPNQAAKILVNDAIGRGSMDNITCLVARLNSISRKTSTTASTLSLFKHKRSSSSIARSTNTPDPSDPNALILSPLSPVESGFSFSSPFGSTTRFKHTDMATLGCGVRRPPSPPMNPTKQRRFSDTADIDSLRTEMSKLKLQTGRGFRYGVPRVERPLIFDSDDEDAIEDDG, from the coding sequence ATGGAAGATACTCATAACTATGATACTTCGTTTATGAAAGatactactagtacttATATAGCTGTTTTTGATGGTCATGGCGGATCTCAGACTGCTCGCTGGTGTGCTGATAACTTTCATAAGCTGCTGGCCACTAATATTGAGAAATATTCATCCAGTCTCCAAATGCCGACTATTATTGATCATACCTTTCAGCAGGCTGACTATGCAATTCAAAATAATGCAAAGGCTGACGACAAGTCCGGGTCAACTGTTGCAATGGCATATATCAAAACAGATGCCAATGCCCAACAACATCTTTATACAGCAAATGTAGGTGATTCGAGAATAGTTCTCTGTAGCAATTACGGCGTGGCTTATAGGCTGACATACGATCATAGCGCCGAGGATCCACGAGAAAAGTCAAGGATTATTCGTAGTGGTGGAGACATCTTGCTGGGTAGGGTGGCTGGTGTGTTGGCTATAACTAGAGCGTTGGGAGATGGTTCACTGAAAGATCTGGTATCTTGTAGGCCATTTATAACAGAAGCAACTATTGATGCTGAAAAGGATGAATTTCTGATATTAGCGTGTGACGGTCTGTGGGACGTATTTAGTGATCAGGAGGCTGTGGACCGGATCCGTAATATAAAAGATCCAAACCAAGCGGCCAAAATACTCGTAAATGACGCAATTGGAAGGGGGTCTATGGATAATATAACATGTTTGGTAGCCAGGTTGAACAGCATCAGTCGTAAGACATCTACAACAGCATCGACATTATCTCTGTTTAAGCATAAGCGATctagtagcagcattgccagaagcaccaaTACCCCGGATCCTAGTGACCCAAATgcattaatattatcaccaCTCTCCCCGGTGGAGAGTGGTTTCTCATTTAGTTCGCCTTTCGGTTCAACCACCCGATTTAAACATACCGATATGGCCACACTAGGGTGTGGAGTTCGTAGGCCACCAAGTCCGCCAATGAACCCTACAAAGCAAAGAAGATTCTCTGATACTGCAGATATTGACTCGCTTCGAACAGAAATGTCTAAATTAAAACTTCAGACTGGTCGTGGGTTTAGATATGGTGTACCACGTGTGGAACGACCGTTGATTTTCGACTCTGATGACGAGGACGCTATAGAAGATGATGGATAA
- the SNF4 gene encoding AMP-activated serine/threonine-protein kinase regulatory subunit SNF4 (Activating gamma subunit of the AMP-activated Snf1p kinase complex; additional subunits of the complex are Snf1p and a Sip1p/Sip2p/Gal83p family member; activates glucose-repressed genes, represses glucose-induced genes; role in sporulation, and peroxisome biogenesis; protein abundance increases in response to DNA replication stress; GO_component: GO:0031588 - AMP-activated protein kinase complex [Evidence IDA] [PMID 12393914]; GO_component: GO:0031588 - AMP-activated protein kinase complex [Evidence IDA,IPI] [PMID 2481228]; GO_component: GO:0031588 - AMP-activated protein kinase complex [Evidence IPI] [PMID 9121458]; GO_component: GO:0005737 - cytoplasm [Evidence IEA,IEA]; GO_component: GO:0005737 - cytoplasm [Evidence IDA] [PMID 17237508]; GO_component: GO:0005737 - cytoplasm [Evidence IDA] [PMID 2481228]; GO_component: GO:0005641 - nuclear envelope lumen [Evidence IDA] [PMID 17237508]; GO_component: GO:0005634 - nucleus [Evidence IEA,IEA]; GO_component: GO:0005634 - nucleus [Evidence IDA] [PMID 17237508]; GO_component: GO:0005634 - nucleus [Evidence IDA] [PMID 2481228]; GO_component: GO:0005886 - plasma membrane [Evidence IDA] [PMID 12562756]; GO_function: GO:0004679 - AMP-activated protein kinase activity [Evidence IMP] [PMID 11486005]; GO_function: GO:0004679 - AMP-activated protein kinase activity [Evidence IGI,IMP] [PMID 2557546]; GO_function: GO:0004679 - AMP-activated protein kinase activity [Evidence IMP] [PMID 7913470]; GO_function: GO:0005524 - ATP binding [Evidence IEA]; GO_function: GO:0030554 - adenyl nucleotide binding [Evidence IEA]; GO_function: GO:0003824 - catalytic activity [Evidence IEA]; GO_function: GO:0000166 - nucleotide binding [Evidence IEA]; GO_function: GO:0043539 - protein serine/threonine kinase activator activity [Evidence IMP] [PMID 11486005]; GO_function: GO:0043539 - protein serine/threonine kinase activator activity [Evidence IGI,IMP] [PMID 2557546]; GO_process: GO:0005975 - carbohydrate metabolic process [Evidence IEA]; GO_process: GO:0007031 - peroxisome organization [Evidence IMP] [PMID 1355328]; GO_process: GO:0045722 - positive regulation of gluconeogenesis [Evidence IMP,IPI] [PMID 2481228]; GO_process: GO:0006468 - protein phosphorylation [Evidence IMP] [PMID 11486005]; GO_process: GO:0006468 - protein phosphorylation [Evidence IMP] [PMID 2557546]; GO_process: GO:0006468 - protein phosphorylation [Evidence IGI,IMP] [PMID 7913470]; GO_process: GO:0006357 - regulation of transcription from RNA polymerase II promoter [Evidence IGI] [PMID 2557546]; GO_process: GO:0006355 - regulation of transcription, DNA-templated [Evidence IEA]; GO_process: GO:0001302 - replicative cell aging [Evidence IMP] [PMID 10921902]; GO_process: GO:0006351 - transcription, DNA-templated [Evidence IEA]) has translation MAEPQIFDEPVRPGSPEITTVVAAPGLGDNTHSAPSDQIAIDQKNALISIRAFLKSKTAYDVLPVSFRLIVLDTALLVKKSLTILLQNSIVSAPLWNSRTSRFAGLLTASDYINVIQYYFQNPDKMDKIEDFTLDGLRTVEKAIGAEPIETISIHPFRPLYEACGKMISSKARRIPLIDVDEDSGREIVVSVLTQYRILKFVALNCKETTMLMKPLRDLNIGVRGNLATVSMQSPVIDVIHILASKRVSSVPIVDDEYKLINIYESYDVLALIKGGIYTDLSLSVGEALMRRADDFEGVHTCTDDDRLDTIMDIIRRSRLHRLFVVDEQGVLKGIVTLSDILNYILYGEEATS, from the coding sequence ATGGCCGAGCCTCAGATATTTGATGAGCCCGTACGTCCTGGGAGTCCCGAGATTACTACGGTGGTAGCGGCTCCAGGACTTGGCGATAATACTCATAGTGCTCCTTCAGATCAGATTGCAATTGATCAGAAGAATGCGCTTATATCTATTAGAGCGTTTTTGAAATCCAAGACCGCCTATGATGTGCTTCCAGTCAGTTTTAGACTGATTGTGCTGGATACTGCTCTGCTAGTTAAGAAATCATTGACTATCCTGTTGCAGAATTCCATTGTATCGGCCCCTCTATGGAACTCACGAACTTCGCGGTTTGCTGGTCTGTTAACTGCATCGGATTATATCAACGTCATTCAATACTATTTTCAGAACCCTGATAAAATGGACAAGATCGAGGACTTCACTCTAGATGGGTTGCGGACCGTAGAAAAAGCCATTGGTGCTGAACCTATAGAAACCATTTCCATTCATCCATTCAGACCACTCTACGAAGCATGTGGTAAAATGATTAGCTCCAAAGCTAGAAGAATCCCATTAATTGATGTCGATGAAGATTCGGGCAGAGAGATTGTAGTGTCTGTTCTCACCCAGTACCGTATTCTCAAGTTCGTGGCTCTCAATTGCAAAGAGACCACCATGCTAATGAAACCTCTGAGAGACCTGAATATCGGAGTTAGAGGCAATCTTGCCACGGTGTCCATGCAGAGCCCTGTCATCGACGTCATCCACATTCTCGCCAGCAAACGGGTTTCCTCGGTGCCCATTGTCGACGATGAGTACAAACTTATCAACATCTACGAGTCGTACGATGTCCTGGCACTAATAAAAGGAGGCATTTATACCGACCTGTCGCTGTCTGTAGGAGAAGCTCTCATGCGACGAGCCGATGACTTCGAAGGTGTCCACACATGCACCGACGATGACAGGCTCGACACAATCATGGACATCATCCGGCGGTCGCGACTGCACAGGCTGTTCGTCGTCGATGAACAGGGCGTCCTCAAAGGCATCGTCACTCTCAGTGACATCCTCAACTACATCTTGTATGGAGAAGAGGCCACTAGCTAA